The Alicyclobacillus macrosporangiidus CPP55 genome segment CGGGAGGAGAACCGGCGGTTGTGGGAGGCGTTTGTGCGGTGGCTGGGGGATGGCGGGGCTTCGGGGGCGGCGCGTGAGCCACGTTTTGAGGTGGACTCGGGGGGTACAACCAAAAACCTTGTTATCGTGTGAGCGCGGCGGAATGGTAAAAACAAAATCGTGTTGAACATGCGCGTCTGGCGGCCGCATAAATGCAAAAGGTGCATTTAAATGGCGATCGGCCCGGCGATGAACGGGCATGTAAGTAAAGAATCGACGTTATGTGGTGCTGCGGGCGGGAACATAAAGGCAAATCTGTGACAATCGGCGCGGGAGCAGGCGAATGGAAGAGCAAAAATGTGAATAGGCCCTTGGAGACGGCGCGAGTCCCCACGCGTGGCCCGAGTCCCTTCGCGGAACGGGTTGACGGCCCTGCCGATCTCGCCCAAGATGGAGGACATAGAGACCCGGCCACGCCTTTCGGGGGGGGGGTTGAGATACCGGAGGATCCCCGGTTCCAACCTCCTGGCTCGAAGGCGATGGGGTGCGCCAGGGCCGGGCGAAACGATGGAAGGAGGCCGCCGACCATGAAGAACAGCACTGTAGAGGAGACCCAGACCGGTCCCGGCGGCCGTTGGCGGGACACCTGGGCCGAGGTGGACCTGGGTGCCATTATGGAAAACGTGCGATCGATCCGCCGTCACATTCGCCGCCCTGCCGGCCCCGGTGGCCACACCGAGCCCGGTCCGAAGCTCATGGCGGTGGTCAAGGCGGACGCCTACGGGCACGGCGCCGTGCCGGTCGCCCGAGCTGCGCTGGCCGCCGGGGCCGATTGGCTCGGCGTGGCCACGCTGGGTGAAGCGATGGAGTTGCGTGAGGCGGGCCTCCGCGCCCCGATCCTGGTGCTCGGCTACGTCGATGCGCAGCACGCGCCCATCGCGGCGGACGCTGGCGTCACGCTGACCATCGCCTCCCTGACGCACGCCTTCGCCCTGGCCGAGACGGCGCTTTCGCAGCCCCTGTCGGTGCACCTGAAGCTCGACAGCGGCATGAGCCGCATTGGCGTGCGCACGGGGGAGGAGGTGCACCAGGTCGCTGCTGCTCTCAACGGTACGCCCGTGCGCGTGACAGGCGCCTTCACCCACTTCGCCCGCGCGGACGAGGCGGACCTCGCCCCGGCCCTGGAGCAGTGGGAGCGGGCGCAACCTCTGTTCGACGCGGTTCGATCCCGCTGGCCCGCCGATGCCCTCCTCCTGCACGCCGCCAACTCGGCGGCCATCCTGGCGTTGCCCGCCGCGCATCTGGACATGGTGCGGCTCGGCATCAGCCTGTACGGCGTGTATCCGTCGGGCGAGGTGGCGCGCACCGTGCCGCTGCGGCAGGCCATGCGCCTGTACACGCGGGTGGTCCAGGTCAAGCGCGTCCCGGCCGGAACGGCGGTGAGCTACGGCGGCACCCACGTGACCGAGGCGCCGGCGGTGCTGGCCACGTTGCCCATCGGCTATGCGGACGGGCTGCTGCGCGCGCTCTCGAACCGCGGGTATGTCCAGATCCGCGGCGCCCGCTGCCCGATGGTGGGGCGGGTGTGCATGGACCAGGTGGTGGTGGACGCGACGGCGGTGCCGGACATTCAGGAGGGCGACGTGGCGACGGTGTACGACGAGCACTCTCTGGCCGATCTCGCGGATCGCGCGGGCACCATCCCGTACGAGTTGCTCTGTGCCATCTCGCGGCGCGTCCCGCGCGTCTACCGCCAACCCGAGTGACGGCGGAGCCGGTCCGCCTCTCCGTAGCCGAGGGAGGACGAGCCCGCGGGCACGTCAGGCCTGAACGGCCAGGACTTCTTTGGCGCGCCTGAAAAACGCGGGGAATTCTGCCGCCAGGTCGTACGGATCGGTCTCGACGAAGGTGCGCAGGCGGCTGCGCTGTACGGCGTCCAGTTCCGGTTCACGCTGGAGGATTTGCTCGCCGCAGGTGGCCAACAGGTGCCGTGTCCAGGCTTGCGGGGATTCAAAATACTGCAGCACGTCGGCGAGGGCAAACGGTGAGATGAGGCCCTCCGCTGCGGCGTCGCGGAATACCGATTCGTCCATCACCAGCGGGGTGTGCACGCGCACCCCGCGCGCCTCCAACAGGTTTCTTCCCTCCTGGCCGCGCACCGCGACCGTGAATGTGTCCTCACACGTCATCCCCGCCGCGGTCAACGCGGGCAACCAATTCCTCACATAACTTGATCCCGTGTTCAAGATATCCGATACGTGTACCACACGGACGGGCTCCGCACCCGGCTGCAGGATGGAGGGCCGGTCCGACCAAGCGGTGCCATTTTTATATAGGTACACATGAGGGATACCCAGCGTCTGTGCGAGGGGGATGGAGAAGAACCAGTCGCGCCGCTCACCGCCCGAAATCGCCGCCGGCGGGTCGGGGAACATGCGGGTGAACGTCGCAGAGAGCAGGGAGATGGCCTCTTGGTAGCCGGCGTCGGATTGCCAGGCTGCCAGGACGAGATCGTGAATCTGCGGGGCGCGTTGGCTGGCTTCCGCCGTGCTGGCGAGGATCTGGTTCATGCGGGAGAGCGTGCCGGCGACGTGATCCCCTGCGATCCGTTCCACGTTGATGTAGAAAGGGCCGGGTTTGCCGGACGTGTACCAGAACGGAAGGTCACCGGGGGTCTGCCGCACCCGGATGGCCTGGGAGCGGACGAGGCGGCTAAGCAACAGGCGCTGGGTGGCATTGGCATCCATGAGTGTCACCTTTCTTGACGTGTTCCGTGATAGAATAAAAAGAATCCGTTCTCCCATACGCGATAAGGGGTCTCGCGGGCATTTAAGTCAAGATTATACGTGGCCGCCGGCCGGGGTGCAAGCGAAGGGAGGGAGCTCGCATGGGCGTCTCGGTGCGCGAAGCGTTGGAGGTCGGGGGTCTCCGCCGGTGCCGGGTGGTGGCTGGTCGGGCGGGGTTGGATCGGGAGATCCAGTACGTGACGGTGATGGAGGTCCCGGACATCATCCGCTGGTTGAAGGGGTCGGATCTTCTGCTGACCAGTCTGTACGCGGTGAAGGACCGTTCTTCCGCTTTGCATCGGCTTGTGGAGGACCTTGCGGCCAACGGGACCGCGGCGCTCGCCGTCAAACCCCAGTACTTCGCCGGACAGGTGCCGGATGAGATCCTGCAGGCGGGGGAGCGGCTCGGCTTCCCGATTCTCGAGATTCCTCAGGATGTCTCCTACCTGGACATCATCACGCCGCTGATGGAGACGATCTTCCAACGGGATCGACAGCTCCGGGACGATTTGGAGGAGGAGTTCTTTAAATGGATCACGGAGCTGGCCATGGACGGGCAGAATTCGGCCGCGATCCTCGGTGCGATGCGGGAGTGGATGGGTAACCAGGTGACGCTGGAGACGGTGTTCGCACCTGCACCGGAGGTGGAGCCGCTGGGGATAGAGGCACGCCGAGCGCTGTTGGAAGCCCGTCGTTCATTGCCGATGACCCGCCGCCTGGCCGGCCGGCCGACCGCCTGCATCGTGACGCCCATCATCCTGCACCGTGAACTGCAAGGGTGTGTGACGTGCTGGGAGACAGAGCGCCCATTCCAACCTTCAGATGTATATGTGCTGGAGCGGGTGGCCCCGCTGTTCTCACTGGAGATCCTGAAGCTCGCCACGGAGCTGGACGTCGAGCGGCGCCACCAGGAAGGCTTTCTGTCCGACCTGCTCGTCGGGTATCGGTATTCGCCGGCGCAGATCCGTGAGAAAGAGGTCCGCTACGGTTGGAATCTGTCACAACCGTTCGTCGTCATCTCCATCGCCGCGTCGGATATGAGGGATGGCGCCCGCTCTGCGGAAGACGAGGCAACGGGGCCGGTGGACGAGGCGGTGGTGCGGACGGTGCAGCGGTTCACCCGTGCGCATGCGCCGTCCGCGATCGCGGTGTCGAGGTTCGACGCGGTGGTGGTCCTGTTCCCGCAGGCGTGTGCGGACGGCGACCCGCTGGTTCAGGCGGCCCGCTCGTTCGCCGAGCGACTGAGCCGCCACCTGCACGACGTGCTCCCCGAGTGGCGGTTCACGCTTGGGGTCTCACGGCCGTATGCAGGCGCGAGCGGGATCGCGGAAGGCTACCGGGAGGCGAGTCACGCGGCCCGACTCGGGCACACCGCCTGGAGCACCCCATCTGTCATCGCGTACGCGGAACTCGGCGTGTACCGGTTCCTGCGCGAGGCGGGAGACTGGGAAGAGATGCGCCGGTTTGAGGAGGAGACGGTCGGCCGCCTGGCCGCGTATGACCAGCGGCATCAGGGGGAGTTGCTGAAGACGCTGGCGGCCTACCTTGCGCACAACTGCAACCTGAGTGAGACGGCCGACGCGCTGTTCATCCACACCAACACCCTGAAGTACCGTTTGAAGCGGATCGAGGAGATCACGGGGCGAAGTCTGGCCGACGCGGAAGGGCGCCTTCAACTTCACCTGGGGATGAAAATCCGCGCCTTGCTGGACGCTGAGGGGTAGAGCGGGCGTTTGTGGGTTCGGACAAATCGGCCACCGAATTCCCGTCCGTGCCCACAAATGACGATGCCGCGCGCCGCATGCCAAAATGGTACAAACAGTCTGATTCGAACTAAGAAGGAGGAGTGGATGTGTCTGAACCCGTACTCCAAGTGCGCGATGCGGCGCGAGCGGTGGAGGAAGGGCTGAACCGCTACCACTGGAAGACGCTGTGGTCCTCGATGGCGGGCTACGCCATGGATGGGCTGGACCTGATGGTGCTGTCTTACGTGTTGTCCTTGGTGATGAAAGACCTTCACCTGACCTCGGCGCAGGCGGGCAGCATCTCGACCATCACCTTGATGGGGTCGGTGTTGGGGGGATACCTGTTCGGAATTCTCGCCGACATCTACGGGCGCGTGCGGACGTTTGCCTACAGCATTCTCATTTTCTCCATCTTCACCGGGTTGACCGCATTCGTCCACAACCTGTTCTGGTTCGATGTGACGCGCTTTATCGCCGGGATTGGGCTCGGCGGAGAGTTCGGCATCGGCATGACGCTGGTCAGCGAGGCCTGGCCGAAGACGCACCGGTCACGCGCGACGTCGGTGGTGGCCATCGGGTTTCAATTCGGCATGATCATCGCATTGTTGTGCTCGATGGTGTTCGTACCCCGGTTCGGGTGGCAGAGTGCGTTCTTGATTGGGGCTCTGCCTGCCCTGTTCGCCTGGTGGAGCCGGCGTAACCTGGAGGAGCCGGAGATCTGGCGGCAGCGCCAGGCGCGCGGCGGCGACAAGGCGTTCCCGTTGGCCAAGTTGTTCGACTCTCCGCGCCGGGCGGGGATCACCATCGGCCTGGTGATCATGACGAGCGTGCAGAACTTCGGATTTTACGGCATCATGACCTGGCTGCCGACCATGCTGGCCAAGCAGCTCGGCTTTTCGTTCAACAAATCCCTCACCTGGACCCTGGTCACCATCCTCGGGATGATGACGGGAATCCTGTTGTTCGGCCAGCTGTCCGACCGCTGGGGGCGAAAGCCGTCCTATCTGGTGTTCCAGTTCGGCTCCGCGCTGATTGTCTGGTTGTTCTTCCACCAGAGCAGTCCCAGCGTCCTCCTGGTGCTCGGTTTTCTGATGGGATTCTTGGTCGACGGCATGATGGGCGGATACGGCGCCAGCATGGCGGAACATTATCCGACCGAGGCACGGTCGACTGCCGAGAACTTCATCTTCAACACCGGCCGCGCGGTGGGCGGTTTTGGACCGTACGTGATCGGCTCTCTCGCGATGTATCACTCCCTCAGCTGGGCGATGGGGCTGTTGTCCGCCATCTACATCCTGGCGGCGCTGGCGGTGATCTTTCTCGTGCCGGAGTCCAAAAACAAGGCGCTGGCGTGACCCCGGATAGCAACGCGTTTCCACATCCGCCTGCGGCACTCGCCGCAGGCCTTTTGGTTTTCGTTCGGCCACAGACGGTTGTGTCCCTTTCGTAGGAAACTCCAAAAAGACGGTTCGCGATTCGTCGGACCAGACATATGGGAGGGGCGTGAATTTTCTTATACTACCGGTACCACCGGCAGCGGCGGTTTCTCCCCGGGGGCTTCGACGGAGGGATTTCCCGTCAGAACACCGCCGGTTGAGCGGACACAAGGAGGTCTGAAGGATGGGGGCGGAACCTGTGCACCGGCATGTTTCGCAGGCGGATGCATGTGCGCGGCCCAGGGAAGTGGCACCCAGCGCCAGCGGATCCTCTTGGCTGGCTGATCAGATCGCCCAATTCGCCCGCTTCGGGGCGGAGGAGGGCGGCGGGGTGACGCGGCTCGCGTATTCCGACGCGGATGTGCAGGCCAGGCGCTGGTTTCTCCGCCTGTGCCGGGAGATGGACTTGGACGTCCGGATCGATCCGGTGGGAAACATCATCGCACGCCGTCCGGGCCTGGCACCGGACCTCCCGGCGGTGGCGATGGGATCTCACCTCGACACAGTCATCCGGGGTGGCCATTACGACGGGGTGCTCGGGGTGGTGGCGGCGCTCGACGTCATTCGGCGGTTGCAGCAGCGGCGCATCCAGACCGTCCACCCGCTCGAGGTGATGGTGTTCGCGGCGGAGGAGTCGACCCGGTTCGGCGTGGCCACCATCGGCAGCAAGGCGATGGCGGGGCTTTTGGATGCAGACCGGGCGGCGGGCTGGCGGGACCGGGAAGGCCGGACGTTTGCTGAGGTGTTGGCGGCCAGGGGGCTGGACCTGCGTGCGGCGCCGTCCGCGCGGCGGACGGAAGGGGAGCTGCGGGCGTTTTTGGAACTGCACATCGAACAGGGGCCGGAGCTGGAGGCCTCCGGGTTCCAGATCGGCGTCGTGCACGCCATCGCGGCCCCGACCCGGCTGCGCGTCCGCGTGGAGGGGACACCGGGCCACTCCGGCACCACGCCCATGACGTTGCGCCAGGACGCCCTGGCCGCGGCCGCCGAGGTGGTGCTGGCGGTGGAACGCTTGGCGCGGGCGGAGACCGAGCACCGGTCGGTGGGCACCGTCGGGGTCCTGCAGGCGGAACCGGGATCGCCCAACACCATTCCGGGTCGGGTCGAGATGGTGGCGGAGTTCCGGAGCGTCGACGCGGAGGCGAAGCGCAAACTGGTGGCGCAACTGATGCACGAGATCCATGAGATCGAACACGCCCGCGGCGTGCGGGCCGAGGTGGAGGTCCTGAGCGACGAATCACCGGTCCGGTTGGACGGGGACATCCGCCGATGCATCGCGCGGGTGTGTGCCGGCCGGGGCATTCGGTGGCAGGAGATGGCCAGCGGGGCCGGGCACGACGCGATGAACATGGCGCGCCTGTGCCCTGCCGGATTGGTGTTCATCCCCTGCCGCGACGGGATCAGCCACCACCCGGACGAGTACGCGCGGGAAAGAGACATGCAAACAGGGGTAGACGTGCTGTTGGATACGGTGTTGGCTTTGGCGGGAGCGCGTCAGGAGGGACAGCCATGAGGATCTGCATTCGCGGCGGTTGGGTGGTGGACCCGAAGCGAGCCCAGGGGTACCAGGCGGACGTGTTGTTGGAGGGGGATCGCATCACGGCGATCGCGCCGGACCTGGACGCCCCGGGGGCGGCGGATGTAGACGCGCGCGGGTGTTACGTCACGCCCGGGCTGGTGGACATCCACGTCCACCTGCGCGATCCCGGCTTCCCCGACAAGGAGACGATTGCCAGCGGGTCGCGGGCGGCCGCGGCGGGTGGCGTGACGAGCGTGGTGTGTATGCCGAACACCCGTCCGGCCATCGATCACCCGGACGTGGTGAGATATGTGAAGGAAACCGCCGCCGCGGCGTCGGTGGTGCGGGTGTACCCGGCCGGCGCCATGACGAAGGGCCAGCAGGGGACGGAGATGACCGATTTTCGGGCGCTGGCCGAAGCCGGCGTGGTGACCTTCACGGAAGACGGCAAGTCCGTGATGGATCCCCTCGTGTTGATGCAGGCGTTCACAGCCGCCGCCGAGCTGGGGATGCCCATCACCTCCCACTGCGAGGACCATCACCTGGTGCGAACCGGGGCGATGCATCGCGGGTGGGTCAGCGAACGCCTCGGGGACCCCGGCATTCCGGCGCTGGCGGAAGACCTGATTGTGGCGCGGGACATTCTGTTCGCGCAACACACTGGGGCACGCCTGCACATTCAGCACGTGACGACGGAGTCGGCGGTGCAGCTGATCCGGGAAGCCAAGGCCCGCGGCGTGAAGGTCACGGCAGAGGCCACGCCGCACCACTTCTCGCTGACCCACGAGGTGTTGCTCGAACACGGGGCGCTCGCGAAGGTGAATCCGCCCCTGCGGACCCAGCGGGATGTCGACGCCGTGGTCGCCGGGCTGATGGACGGCACCATCGACGCCATCGCCACCGATCACGCGCCGCACACCTGGGAAGAGAAGCAGCAGGGGCTGGCCGCCGCGCCGTTCGGATTTGTCGGCTTGGAGACGCTGGTCGGCGTGACGTTTACCCACCTCGTCCATACGGGGAAACTGTCCGTGCCCGAGGTGATCGCCAAATTGACCGTGAATCCGGCGCGAATCATGGGCCTGCCGGAACCTCGGCTGGAGGCGGGGGCGGTGGCGGACGTCACCGTGATCGATCCGAACCTGGAGTGGGTGGTCGATCCCACTTCCTTCGAAACCCGCGCCAAACACAGCCCGATGGCCGGCATGCGCCTGCGCGGGAAACCGGTGTACACGTTCGTCGGCGGGCGGATGGTGTACGCCCACGGGCGGGGGATCCTGTCATGATGCAGGTGCAGGCCATCGTGCTGGGGAACGACTGGGTGAATCGCCGGTACAAGCACATGTCCGTGTATGCGCCGCAGGTGGCCGGGCTGTGTCAAGCCGGGCAGTTTTTCCACATCCGCTGCTCCGACGACGTGACGCCCCTGCTCCGCCGCCCGATGAGCATCTACCGGTACGAACCGGAGCGGGGAGAGGTCCACTTCCTCTACCATGTGAAAGGGCAGGGCACGCAATGGCTGGCCGCCCGCAAGCCGGGTGACGCGGTGGACCTGTTCGGGCCGCTCGGGCGGGGTTTTTGGATCCGTCCCGGTTGGCGGCGCATCCTCGTCCTGGCGCGGGGGGTGGGGCTCGCCACGCTGGCGCCTGTGGCCCGCATGGCCCAGGAGCAAGGCATCGGGACCATCGCTGTGTTGAGTGCGCGCACGGCGGAGGATGTGTTGTCCAAGGACGAGATGGAGCGGTTCGGGGCGCGCGTGATGGTGGTCCTGGACGAGGACGGGACGAGTGAGGTGGCAGCGGTGGAGCGGCTGGTGCGCGAAGTGGTGGAACGGGAGCGCGTGGATGCGCTGTTCACCTGCGGGTCGCGCCGCCTGACGCGGCTGCTGCAACGCGTGGCGCGGGACACCGGGCTGCCAGGGCAGGTGGCCCTGGAAGAGAACATGGGTTGCGGATTGGGCATGTGTTTTTGCTGCGTGCGGCCGTTTTGGCGCGGCGGTGAGCGCGTGAACCTGCGGGTGTGCGCGGACGGCCCCGTGTTCGATCTGAGCGAGGTGTTGGAGGCGTGAGCGGGATCGACATGACGGTGGAGCTGGGCGGGCTGCGGTTGAAAAATCCGGTGATGCCCGCGTCCGGGACGTTCGCGGAAGAATTGACGCACGTCCTCGACATCTCCCGCTTCGGGGCGGTCGTGACCAAAAGCGTGACGCCGGAAGCCAGGCTGGGCAATCCGGGACCGCGCGTGGCCGAAACGGCTGCCGGGATGATCAACGCGGTGGGGATCCAGAGCAAAGGGGCGGACGCCTTCCTCGCCCACACGGTGCCGTTCTACCGGCGGTTCGATGTGCCGCTCATCGCGAGCATCTCGGCGGAGACCGCGGACCAGTTCGCCGCCTTGGCGGCGAAGCTGTCCGTTGACGGGGTGGCCGCCCTGGAGGTGAACATCTCGTGTCCCAACCTGGAAGATGACGGCCGCTCGTTCGCCATGGACCCGGGGCAGACGGCACGCGTGTTGGAGAAGATCAGGCGGGTGACGGATCTGCCGCTCTTCGCCAAGCTGACGCCCAACACCGGGGACATCGTGGCGGTCGCGCTCGCGGCGGAGCAGGCGGGGGCGGACGCCGTCGTGATCGCCAACACCATTCTCGCCATGGCCATCGATGTGGAGACTCGCCGTCCCAAGGTCGGGAACGGGATGGGGGGCTTGTCGGGGCCAGCCATCAAACCGATCATCGTGCGCATGGTGTACCAGGCGGCCCGACGGTTGCGCGTCCCCATCATCGGCTGCGGTGGCATCTGCAGCGCGGAAGACGCCATCGAGTACATGCTGGCGGGCGCGACGGCGGTGCAGGTGGGCACGTACACGTTTTTGCAACCGGCGGGAATGCTGGACATCCTCGCTGGGATGGAAGCGTACGCGTTGCGGCACGGGGTGACGCGGATCCGCGATCTGGTCGGCGCGGTGGAATGGCCGACGCGGCGTGAACAGGTTTCCACAAATTCTTCGGACCGATTGGGAGGCGGAGGCGGTATAATGGCCTGTGGAGTGTGATGAAGGAGTCGATGGCCGATGGCGAGATCGAGGCTGAGAAAGGCGAAGGCGGGCAAGCCGGAGAAACCCGTCGAGCGCTCTCTGACGTGGCGGGCGAACTTCCTCTACGGGATGACGTTTATAGCCTGCCTGTCGCTGATCTTGCGCTTAGGCTACCTGCAGATCGCGCGCGGTGAAGAGTTCCGCCAGACGGCGGCCACCGCCCGCGAGGACACCATCCCGGTGCTGCCGGCCCGGGGGCGCATCTACGACGCGAACGGCAACCTGCTCGCGTACGACAAGCCAGCGTACGCCCTCTATCTGGCCAACGACCGATCGCTCAAGCCACAGTTTCCGGCCATCGCCGCCAAACTGGCACCGGTTCTGAAGGTCAAGGAGAGCGATCTGCTCGAGACCATGCAAAAACAGACGTACCTGTCGCAGATCCAGCTGGCGACGGGGTTGACGGACCAGCAGCTGGCGTGGGTGGAAGAGCACCGCTCGGACCTGCCGGGCGTCGACGTCATGGTGGAGTCGCAGCGGACCTATCCCTACGGGGTGCTGGCTGGACAGGTGCTCGGGTACACGGGCCCGATCACGCAGGATACGTACAACCACTACGTGAATGACTTGCATTACCTGCAGACGCAGAAAGTCGGTGTTGCCGGTCTGGAGTTGCAGTATGAGAGCGTTCTGCAGGGCCAGAAGGGCAAGCAGATCGTCCAGGTCAACAGCAACGGCAATCCCATTCAGACGCTGGACTATGACCCGGCGCCGGTGCCGGGGGCGAACCTGCAACTGACGCTGGACGGCCACCTGCAGGCCATCGCTCAGCAGGCGTTAATGGATGCTGTTGAAAAGTCAAAGTACAGCCAATACATCCACGACGCGGAGGCGGTCGTGCTCGACGTGAAGACGGGCGGCGTGCTGGCGATGGCCAGCTATCCTTACCTCGATCCCAACTGGTACATTGGCGGATCGAAGACGCTCAACCCGCACCTGCACTATCTCGCGTCGTCGGGGGCGCAGCTGAACAACGTGATCCAGAGCCCGCGCACGCCTGGATCGACCGTCAAGATGGCGAACCTGGTGACCGCGCTGAAGACGGGCGTGGTGAGCCCGGACACGGTGTTTCAGGACCACACCATTACCCGCATCGGCGCGGACGCGCGCCTCAGCGACAACGGCGAGTACCACGGACTGGTGACGCCGGTCAAGGCGATCGCGGTGTCCTGCGACACCTTCTTCTACGAGGTGGGCCTGTGGCTCGGCAAGTGGATGGGTGCCGACGCGTCGAGCGGCGGCGGCTTTACGGGGGCGTCGTCGTACCGGCAGTGGCTCAACACCCAGTTCGCCCGCGGCATCACCACCCTCTTTCAGGGGGAGCGGGATTTCGGGCTGGGGGCCAAGACGGGGATCGACCTTCCGGGTGAGGTGGCGGGCCGCTTTTACGTGGAGGATTCCCGCAAGCAGATGCAGCGCGTTCAGCTGGACCTGGACAAGGCGGAGCAGTCGTTGCAGAAAAACGGCAGCTACCCGATGTACGGCTCCCCGGTCGACCTGGCGTTCGCGGGCATCGGGCAGACGCAGCAGTTCACGCCGATTGAGCTCGCGCAGTACGCGGCCACCATCGCCAACAACGGCGTGCGATTGCAGCCGCATCTGCTGGCGAAGATCATCCCGCAGGACGGGAGCCCGCCGGAGGTGTTCAAGCCGGTGGTGCAGGCGAAGCTGAACATCCCAACGCAGTACTTGCAGATTGTGCAGGAGGGCATGCACGAGGCGACTACCGTCGGGACGGCGGCAGGGGCGTTCCAGGGGGCACCGTATCAGGCGGCGGGCAAGACGGGGACCGCCCAGATCACGGAGGGCGGTGTGCCCATGGACAACTCGGTGTTCGTCGGCTACGCGCCGTTCGATAACCCGCAAATTGCGATTTGCGTCATGATCCCGGGTGCTGGTTACGGCGCGGATGCGGCGGCGCCGGTGGCACGCCAGCTGATGGACGCTTACTTCCAGGAGCACCACCAGTTCTTCCCGAAAGAACAGTGGCAGGACACCCAAATCCCGGCGGACTACAAGCAGTGGTCCTCGTACGTCAAGCCGGAGCAGGCGCAGTGAGCCAAGGTTGAAGGACGTCAAGGGTTGAAGTTTCTCAAGCCAGGCCAACGTGGAAGTTGCCAGGCACAAAGCGAGGATGCCCATCCCCCTGCCTAGGGCAGGGGGATTTTTCTAGGGACCGGAGGCAGGAATCCACTCCGTAGGTGTCGAACTCTGCTGTCGGATGATGGAGCATTTCGACGGCAGACGACACCGACGGAGGGATGATGTGAAACACAGGATCTGGATGGCCGTCGCCGCGTCGTCGATGCTGTGTCTGACGATGGCGGTGCCGGCGTCGGAAGCGAATGAGTTGACGCAAAAACAGGCTCAGATGCAAGCTCTTCAAGCCCAGGC includes the following:
- a CDS encoding dihydroorotate dehydrogenase; its protein translation is MSGIDMTVELGGLRLKNPVMPASGTFAEELTHVLDISRFGAVVTKSVTPEARLGNPGPRVAETAAGMINAVGIQSKGADAFLAHTVPFYRRFDVPLIASISAETADQFAALAAKLSVDGVAALEVNISCPNLEDDGRSFAMDPGQTARVLEKIRRVTDLPLFAKLTPNTGDIVAVALAAEQAGADAVVIANTILAMAIDVETRRPKVGNGMGGLSGPAIKPIIVRMVYQAARRLRVPIIGCGGICSAEDAIEYMLAGATAVQVGTYTFLQPAGMLDILAGMEAYALRHGVTRIRDLVGAVEWPTRREQVSTNSSDRLGGGGGIMACGV
- a CDS encoding peptidoglycan D,D-transpeptidase FtsI family protein, which translates into the protein MARSRLRKAKAGKPEKPVERSLTWRANFLYGMTFIACLSLILRLGYLQIARGEEFRQTAATAREDTIPVLPARGRIYDANGNLLAYDKPAYALYLANDRSLKPQFPAIAAKLAPVLKVKESDLLETMQKQTYLSQIQLATGLTDQQLAWVEEHRSDLPGVDVMVESQRTYPYGVLAGQVLGYTGPITQDTYNHYVNDLHYLQTQKVGVAGLELQYESVLQGQKGKQIVQVNSNGNPIQTLDYDPAPVPGANLQLTLDGHLQAIAQQALMDAVEKSKYSQYIHDAEAVVLDVKTGGVLAMASYPYLDPNWYIGGSKTLNPHLHYLASSGAQLNNVIQSPRTPGSTVKMANLVTALKTGVVSPDTVFQDHTITRIGADARLSDNGEYHGLVTPVKAIAVSCDTFFYEVGLWLGKWMGADASSGGGFTGASSYRQWLNTQFARGITTLFQGERDFGLGAKTGIDLPGEVAGRFYVEDSRKQMQRVQLDLDKAEQSLQKNGSYPMYGSPVDLAFAGIGQTQQFTPIELAQYAATIANNGVRLQPHLLAKIIPQDGSPPEVFKPVVQAKLNIPTQYLQIVQEGMHEATTVGTAAGAFQGAPYQAAGKTGTAQITEGGVPMDNSVFVGYAPFDNPQIAICVMIPGAGYGADAAAPVARQLMDAYFQEHHQFFPKEQWQDTQIPADYKQWSSYVKPEQAQ